The Nostoc sp. 'Lobaria pulmonaria (5183) cyanobiont' genome window below encodes:
- a CDS encoding DUF3011 domain-containing protein, whose product MRLPSIAATFLVASLSIGTLLSIATPASAQEIITCSSQNNRRNTCSVDTRGRVRLVRQLSNTSCRGNWGYRRNRIWVRNGCRAEFSVGDRRNDRYDRYDRNDRYDRNDRYDRYDR is encoded by the coding sequence ATGCGCCTTCCCTCAATTGCTGCGACCTTTCTGGTTGCTAGTCTTAGTATCGGTACACTTTTGAGTATTGCTACCCCAGCTTCAGCTCAAGAGATAATAACTTGTTCAAGCCAAAATAATCGAAGGAATACTTGTTCGGTAGATACAAGAGGCAGAGTCAGGCTTGTCAGGCAATTGTCTAACACCAGTTGTAGAGGAAATTGGGGCTATCGGAGAAATCGTATTTGGGTGAGAAATGGTTGCCGAGCTGAGTTTTCAGTTGGCGATCGCAGAAACGACAGATATGACAGATATGATAGAAACGATAGATATGATAGAAACGACAGATATGACAGATATGATAGATAG